GCAGCAATGTCTTCATCTTCTCATCGCCTCCAAGGTCAATTCCGACTGCATCCTTGTAAAACACACCCACATCAAACGGAGAAAGCGGTGAGAAAATTACTGGCTTGCTTCTGACTCGTGACTCCAGGCGGGGGAGCGAAGTCATCTTGGTGGCTAGGGTGTGTTCCCCTACGAGCATGATTGGGACGCCGCAGACCTCATTCAGCCCACGCAGAGATTCAAGATATTTGATGGGAAGCCTGTCAGCCTCATCGATGACAATCAAACGACGGTATACACAAGTAGCAGTCTTGATCGTCTCCATATTTTTGGCGAACGTACGGTTTGGAACTGCATTGAACTCATGCACAATCTGTTGCATCAGCATGTTGAGCGTATATCCCTCAACATAGAGAACATAGATTGCTCGTTCATTGATGCTGCAGAAGTGCTGGATTGCAGTGGTCTTCCCGTATCCAGCGTGACCCATCACCACACCGATCGAGGCATTCAAGGTTGTCGTGGGATCCAGCAAATCCTTAGCAAGGGTGTCGATGGCGATGACGTTCTGTGTAGTAATGAACCGATATGGATCAACCCTAAAGTTTCCAGTTGATGTGTTACCCGATGGCTCCAGGTCAGCATCCTCTTTCCTGAGAAGTCCATGGGAGACCATCGACTCGATTAATTCGATCTCTCGTTGCTGCCATCCTGAGTAATTGTGAGATGCAACGAGGCTCAATTGACTTGCAGATACTCCTAAGCTATCTGCAACCTTGTTCATGCTCAATCCCGATTTCTCAATCCCACGCTTCAATGTAATCATAAGATTTCCTCCTTGATCCTTAGCTCATAATTTGTCCAAAAATCCAAATACTCCTCGTACTCGGATGATTCCCTGTAATTACGTGCCCAGTTCTTATCTTTCTCTGAAAGCGGGCACCCAGCGATGATCATGTCAAGACACCATTGGTATCTCTCCCAGCTCGTGTGATGGAGGGGAAGAAAGGGTAGTGCTTTACGAAATTCTTTCTCTTCGGTTGATTCTTTTTCCGGGGATATCGGGGCTTGGTCCTGTGAAGTTTCATCCTCAGGAGCTGTGTACTTCACAGATCCGATTGACTTGGTTATTGCATTGAAGACTTCAGTGACAGCCCTGATCTGTCGGTTCTTGTCGCACATGGCTTCCACCATGCTGACTTCATCCAACATCTCAATCTTCTTGACCGGCTCGAGCTTCCTTGCCTCACCCTTTACGATTGCATAGCAGAGTCCTGTATACTTTGAGTACCTGACTTCAACATATTCACCGTCATGGCTCCACAGGCCCGTATCAAGCAAATCAGAACCAGAGGCTGAGAGCTCTTCTCCCTGATACCATATTCCGTTGACCAATACCCTTCCTCGTTGGATTTTTGCTTTCTTGCGATCTGCAGTAATCAACTCGATTCGGTACAGTTCCTTTGGTTCATATTTCTTCAGCTTGAACCCTTCAGCCTCATCAATCTCAAGCCGATGCCGTGGGGACATCTTCAAGGTCGAGTGCTTGGTTTCCTCGTACTCAGCCAGGACTTGCACAACCACTGTCATGAACTGTTCAAAGGACAGGAGCTCGCACTTTTCTTTCTGTTTTTCGAGTCTTGCGCGTTCAACCTCGTCGACAGCTGCAGCAGCCCCTGGAGTGGCACATCGTCCAGGCAACATCTTGTCATCAAGCATCGACTCAAGGGTTCTGAAGAAACGTTCAATAGGCTTGGTTTTTGCATTCTTTACATTTGCGTAAATCCTGCGATGCTTGGCTTTCCATTCTTCAGCAGAAGAAGCGAGATCAATGACCTTGTTCTCATCCTCGTCGGCGATCACATAGGTACCATCTGGAGCTCGGTAAAGATCCGTTACATCCTTGGTATTGATTCCATCGCGCAGGAGATCATCAACCATCGATGTAATGGCCTTGCTGCACTCGCTGCTGCCGTTGTCGTTGTAGGTGCAATCCGGACGACCGAACCGATAGAGACCGAACCTGAGCGCATCACGGACGGTGGTGGCGTTGTAATGGTTTTCGGCAAAGGCGATTCCATAGATAAGCCTTGTTTTCATATCCAGCCACAGGTAACACTCCGGCCTCCATATGCGTCCTGTATTGTAGTCTGCAACCCAATAGTCAAAAATGTGCTGATCACCTACCACTACCTGGAATGGAGCAAGCAAGGAAAGGTCTCGGGCGATATAGAAGTAATTGTCCAATGCCCTGCGTCCACCCATAGCCTTTTCAACAAGGAGGTGATGGATATCATCCAGGATTGTATAGGCGCTCGATCTGCTGCCTATCGACCACCCTTTCTTCTCTGCTTCTTTCTGACAGGCCTTCCATGCTGCAGATTTGGAGCAAGTCCCAATTTCTGACATTGCCTGCAGGTAGAACGATTTCAGATATTCGATGGCTGCAGCATCCCACTTGGTGTTCCTTCCAGATTTCCGGATCACCTGTACTGTTCCATGGACTGCTACTTCATTTTCAATCCGCCTGACAGTAGAAATACTCACCCCGTTTATCCTGGCAACCTTCGCAATCCACTGTGTCTTGGTGAGAGTGGGAGGGCAGTCCTTGATCATTGCGGAGATCATCAGGCGCTTGCGCTGTGCATCGGTGAGAGCAGCTCCGATATTGGCAACTGTTGCAGGGGCATCAGATGCATCAAGAGTTTTCGCAGAAGGCACCATAGCCGTTACGGCCGAGCGATTAGCCACAACAACCGGGGATGTTGCCCTGATCTTCATCTGCCAATCAGAAGGAAGGGATCCAATGTAGATTTCAAGACTTCTCCCATCCTTCATGCGTGACTTGATGTTCATGTCTTTCTTGATTTTCAGCTGTACCGTTCTTGTGCTTTTTCCCAAGGCTTTGGCAATGGCTTTTACTGTTATCCATCCGTCACTCATCCGACTGCCTCCTCTCCATAGGTTGGGCGGTTGTATATGACATCGAGCAATGGAGTAATGGTTTTTGCCGATGCCTCAAGCATCTTCCAATCCGGGAAGCCTAGGATCGCTGCGATCTTTGCCTGGACAGGAGCTGATTTTTTCCTTCCTGTCAGTATCAGGTTGACCATGGTCACTGATACTCCGCATTGCTCTGCAAGCTTTGATTGACTCAGTTTCATCTTGCTAAGACGAAGGACAATGAATGTGTGGATGTATCCTTTCATCATCTGGAAACCTCCTGTTGCGTTCTCATAAAAAGTGTTCTACCATGCTGGAATGGGAATACTTGATACATATGATGAATTGGTAAAAACTCTTTTTCGTCCTTTCTCCAAGTGGGAATGGCGCTGGAAACCGATGGATATTGCGACTGCTTTTTATGACCCAATGACGGAATATCGACGAAGCATGATGTTAGTTCAGAATTACAGAAGTAGGTTGCGTCAGTTAGCAATTGAGACTGTGAAAGCCCTTCCCAAAACATTGGTTTCTGAGCTCGAGCAGCTTTCATTGGAAGAGCAGGAAGCCTTGTACTATTACATCTGCGACGTAAGGGGGAGGATAGAATCAAAATATGCAAACCCATCCAAAGGGAAGATTCCTCTGCTAACTGAAGTTGAAGCGGCTGCACTTTGCGTTGCTTATCTAGTTGATTAATCTTCATTCTTTATATCCTTCGGACAATATTTTTCTAGGTGTGACATGATGAGTTTTCTATGTTCCCTGAAATTTCCGCAGACCTTTCTGATCCTGGGAGATTTTGCTTCGTATCTGATCATTCTTAGATAATCAACGAAGCAGTAAAATTCCTTGAACAAACGTCCTCTCTTCTTCTTTATCGCCCATTGACGCCACAGGTAAACTTTGCGATCAAAGTCATATGCTTCATTGAATGAAAAAAACCTAGATTTTTCTTGATAATCTGGGTCATCCTTGATTGATCTCAGGTATCGTATCTTGCGCAATTTGCTTAAATAACTCATTTGCCTTCCTCCATATTTGCGGATAGGTCATTGATGATGCTGGCTACCGAACGGGCTACCAGTGGTCGCTTTTCCGATGGGAACAGGCTGAGGGCTTTCTCCACAACCTGGACTATGGTTATCTGGTCCTCGATCTTCACTACATCAGTCACACGACCTTCATAGGCCTCGCATAGGTCGTTGAAGCGCAGGACTTCCTCAGCAGAAGGTGCGTCCTGCATTTGTCGTGCAAGGAGATTGAAGTATTCACGGCTGAAAAGTTCGGCTTGTGAGTAGCCCTTCTCCTCTATGGACTCCTGAGTGTTCTGAAGTTGGAGCCACTTGGTATATTTGCGCTCCAGGGCGGGAGTCCAGCCTTCGGGGGTCCATCCAAATTCCTTCTCACGTTTCTTACGGATTTTTTGGAAAAGCTCCTCAAGCTTCTGGTCCATTTCCTCCGGGGTGTAAAGCTTGTCTTCCTGGGGGGAGTAGAGTGCGAGCCAGCGATAGGCCGTTGGTTTACTTAGACCAATTTCATCAAGATAGGTTTGGAATGTTTGGAACCTCGTCTCATTTGAGACGAGGTTAATTCCTTTTGTTTCAAGATTATCTTCATTTTTAGACAGATTTTCACACGGTTTTTCCGCATCGGAACCTTGAGCAGAATTGCCCGAGGTTCGGTCTGTCCTGAATCCGCTATTCGACAATGCTTCCCTTGCTGCATACAGTTCACGAACCAAATCAAGCGATACCTTTTTGTACATAGCAACAAGAGGCTTGGCGGTCTCTACACTTTCTTCGTACTTCCATGGTTTGTTTGCAGGGATAATTTCCTTGTTCTTCGGCATCTCTATTCCTCTCCTTCTTGTGTTCATCTAAAACCGGTGGTATTATCTGGTTAGGTAAATTATTTTACCTAGATTCTAGTTTAAACTATGATGTAGTTAGAGTCAACTAAATAATACGTTAAATATGTAATAAATAGTTGGTAGAGGTAAAATATGGTTAATGAGAGAATAAAGATTGTGCGGGACCATTTCGGGCTGTCTCAAAAAGCATTTGGAGATAAGCTTGGGATTACTCAGACAACATATGCTAACTATGAATCAGGTAAGGCAAATATTCCTGATTCAATAAAAACAAGTCTTGCTGAACTAGGAATAGATTTGAATTGGTTAATAACAGGGACTGGGTCTATGTTTATAAATCCCGTTTCGATACAAGAATCAGATTCAGTTTATAAAACCTCGAAATATAAGAGTGTCATTGGTTCGCTTATGACTGAGGAAATTCCCGATGGTGGTCTCTCTATTCCTATCATTACCCAGAAGCTTTCCGCAGGACCTGGGCAACCATGGACCCAGGATGACATCATAGATGGAGAAAGGCTTCCCATCATCAGTAGATTCATCAAGCCCTGGAACAAGGACAGGGTATTTGCCGCTGAGGTCCGAGGGGACAGTATGAGTGGGATTCAGATGTTCGATGGTGATATGGTCATTTTTGTTCGAGGTGAAGTGGAGGGTGACGGCATCTATGTGATCACGGTTGACGACGAGGTGTATGTGAAGCGGGTTGCTTTCAATCCCTTTGACAGGAAGGTCACCATAAAGAGCGAGAATGATCGGTATGACCCTATCACTGTGGATGCAGACAGGATAACATTGGTTGGTAAAGTGATCGGATGGCTGCATCATCATCCTTATTAAATACTCCCTGGAGGAAAATCAAAGTGAAGAGATTTGTTGTCTGTTTTGTAATGCTGGTGATAAGCATAGGTTTCATTGCAAGTAAGCCCTCGAGCTCGATTCTTGAGCTGGCCGGGTCATACGGTACATACTCTGTTTCTGACAGTAGTTCCACTACAGAACATACTGCTGGGTTCTCGTTCAAGAGTTATGGCAAAGCTAACGAATCGGATACTTTTGGTTTCGTCGGAGGCGGTGTGATACAAATGCCTCTGAGCCTTACACTCAACGGAGTCACATCCAACCCAAGTTATCGGTATGCCGTCAATGTGATACTTAATGCCGGTATGTGGAAGGGGTTCAATCTATCAGATTCAGCAGATATGGTGGTTTCTGGTGGTTTTGCCCTGAAAGAAATCGCTCGGGTTACTTACTATACAAAGGTATTGGCCTTTGATGTTGGGGCTTTTGCCAATGCCTCCATCAGATATTGGACAATTGATAATGTAGCGATATCTGCAGGTATCAATGCCTTGGCGTATCTTGCAGAATATGCGTATTTTGAAACTACATCATCAAGTACGACTGGATTCACAGAAGATTTCTTTGCATACGAGCTCATTCCATATATTGCCGGTACAATCTATATACCTATGAAATAGACTGGCTGTTGCTGTACGGAAGCTAAAAAAATGCAGAGGATCGACAATTATTACGCTAATCCGGATTAAAGTTGTAGACTGTAAGAGGTAAAAGCTATAACCTATGGGTACGTAGTGATACGCAGATATACAAGATGAAACGCAAATCACTGGTTTACATTTATAATCCAATTATTTGTGTTACATGATATATCATATAAAGGATTTCGGAATGAGTAGAAACATAGAAAAAGTTCCACTTGCGGAATTGCAACCTGACGGAAAAATCAAGAATGTCTTAAAAGATGCGGTCCTCATGGATATTAAAGAAAGTAACGATCCTTGGGCGAGTGTTACTCTTGATGATGGCTCTGTAATCAGATATAAGCATCCTGTTTTGAAAGTTTTCAAACTAGTCGATGCCTATGATGAAGCTGGGAATCCGGTCTATTTAATGCAGCATTCACCTATGATTTCTGCTAATGTTCCGGATTCTCAGAAAAAGAGATAGATAAGGGTGGTTAATATGGGCGTACAACTTATTTCCTCTTCGATGCCATTTGATTTGAATATTCGTTTAACATTTGAAAGTGGTTTGCAGGTTCGTAATAAAATTTCTATCAGCAGCAATGATAGCTCCATTAATGCTGACATGCAGACTGTTTCAGAATTTTTGGCAGATAGTTTCTATACTCAGACTAATATTAATGAATTGATTTGGCATGGTATGCAACTTGTTTCAGAAACCATTGAGGTCCCAACATCGTTTGATCTGGACTTGACGCCTCCAAAGCTTCTGAACTCAGCAGAAGATATTAGAACGATAGGAGGAGATGAATTATTCGATAAAATAAAGGCAATCGTCGATGACCAGGTTCTAAACAGAGATAAATACTTTGCGCGTCTAAAAAACAGATCGTGAAATTAAGAAATATTGAATAATGACAATTACGTTAAGCACTGAGACAGAATATACCCATATTCCTAATCATAATCAGATTCTTTTAACCTGTGAAAAGAATATACTTTCTAGGTTGTCAACCCAAACAAGCGTGGACAGCCCTTCAATTTGTGATACTAGAAACATTCACAATGAGATGTTTAATCAGCTGATTCCGACTTTTGCTGGTAAGTACCGAGGTGAGTCCGGTGTAAATTATGCGGTGAAATTTGGAGGAAGATATGGATGTCCTTATCATTTAGTTCTTCAAACCATGACAGCTATTGCACCAACAATTCAAGCATTGCTTGAGGAATTTGATAGGAATGTAGCCAATTATGATGAAATGACTAAGTTTTCCAATCTATCAATCATTGCATATTGGATTGTTAATAAATTCATAAAAGTACATCCATACGTGAATGGAAACGGACATATTTCGCGGTATCTGATTGCTGCGTTATTTATTCCTAACAATTACTGTTCAAAGAATTGGTCCATTCACCACCATCCAATAAGCGATCAAGAATATTTAAACAGTATGATTGCTGTAGGGAATGACGATTATTCATTATTGATTAAGTTATTGGATCATTGTTTTTGTATTTCACAATAATCGTGTGTACTCGGATTTTACATCCCCCGTATTTGCTACGCTGTTAGCAACGGGGGATTTTTTATGGACTTAAAATTACTCTTGATAACGATTGTGGGAGCTGGATTGGTCGTCGTATTTCTCATGGAAGTTCTGAAGCGTCAGCTCAAGAAGGCGCATGAGCGGCCTTTAGAAGAACTCACAGAAGAGAACAAGAATGAAGTAAAGGAGTATGTGCCTTGGCATATACCCTCCTGGATTGGCTTACTGACAGGTCTTGCATTCTCATGTGTTGTCTCATTTCTTTTTTTCAAGGCCTGGATACAACCATCAACAATCTGGGTATACCTCATACACACCATCGCAGTGTTTCTTTTTCAGTACTTCGTAAGTATGGAGTTTGCCAAGAGGATCATGGCATTCATATCAAAGAGACAAGGGATAGACATTGCCCCCTTGATGAAGAATGGAGGTGACTGATGTGTTTACCAAGATTAAGGATTGGCTCCAGGACCATCATCTTGGCTGGGTTGTTATTATCTTTGCTGCTCTTGCCGGTTTTCTTGTGGGCAGACGATCCAATGGTGCAGCTGCAGCAGATTTTGCAAAACTACGAGAAGATTACGCTGGACTTACAGAACGACTTCGACAGCGTGAAGCAGAGCTCGATCAGCTTAGGGAACTCCATCACATTGATGCAGAGCGATATAGCGTTCTTACAGCAGAACTCAGTGAAGCAAGGACAGCGCTTGACGGCATTGGAAAGTCTGTCGAGTCAGGACAAGGCAACGTTGGAAAGCTCGCCGAAAACAATCGACGCCTTGCAGAGTGGATACGCAACTATGGAACACAAATTGAAGTGGACGAAAGTGAAGGCTGATATTGCAGTTGTCGCCCTGGTTGTCCTTTCAATATCAGCATGCTCCTACATCCTGTTCAATCCTCCTTAGCGTTTTTTGAAATCGTTGGCTCCTGGATACCATCGGAATCCGGGAGCATCTTTTTTATTACAATCAATACAAGGAGTCATCAGTATGAAAAAGCCAAATTTCCAGATTTACATCGAAAACCTTGCGGAATCGAATGGGAATACTCTTGATCAGCAAGCATGTGACCTTCTGTCTTGTGAAGGCTGTTTGCATGATAAATCCAATCATTACCCTTATGCATGTTGCTATGGTTTGTTCAATGATCTGTTTGGAACTGACCAGCACGACGCAGACAACCTGGGCTGCAGTAACAACGGGATGGCGTGATGGAATTCCTGGGGATAGCGAGTCAGCTGGGTCCTGTAGCCCTGATCATACTACTGCTCATCGTCATCATCATGCTGCTCAAGCAGTACCGTGAGGATGCCAAGGAATTGAAGGCCATGGTCTCCAGCATGAAGGATGAGCAGAAAGCTGTTGATACAGCACAGAATGAGAAAATAGCCTATCTGCAACAGCATTCTGTATCAAAGGAAGATATGTTTCAGCAGTTTGGGGGCTGGAGAACCGAGCTGAACAATGTGAACCAGAATATATTGCATCTTACTGAACTGATAGCCAAGAGGGGGAATTGAGATGGAGTTGGCAGTCGTGAAGAAGAAAGAGCTTAGGGGAAACATCCTTCTGTTTCTGGCCGGGATATACCCCGAGCAGATCAGCAAGGAGAGTATGTTTGAGACCTTCTATGAATATTGGAGAACAGAGGATATCGAGAAGGAGATGTCCTATCTCGTTGACAAGGGGTATGCCAGCCAGAAGGACTTTGCAAATCCCTTTGGAAGTCAGTTCGACAAGATCCGTAGCTTCAGGATCACCCCGATCGGTAAGGACCTGGTTGACGGCACTGTCTGTGACGCCGGTGTCTTTGTACGGAGGTAGGCCATGGGACGCAGAAGCAAGGCCGACCAACTGGGACTCATTGATGAGATTGTCCGCCTCCATGATGAGGAACACATGACCAATGAGCAGATTGCCGATTATCTGCAGAAGGCGGGTCACGATATCAGCCGTGAGGCAGTCAGGCGTTGCTATGCCGGTGCTGAGCGCAAGGCGGAGAAGTACAAGCTTGCTGCAGAGTCGGCACGTTCGATTGTCACCGCGGTCAAAGGTACGAACGTAGAGCTAGCCGAAGCTGCAAACTCGATG
This sequence is a window from uncultured Sphaerochaeta sp.. Protein-coding genes within it:
- a CDS encoding transposase domain-containing protein, which codes for MSDGWITVKAIAKALGKSTRTVQLKIKKDMNIKSRMKDGRSLEIYIGSLPSDWQMKIRATSPVVVANRSAVTAMVPSAKTLDASDAPATVANIGAALTDAQRKRLMISAMIKDCPPTLTKTQWIAKVARINGVSISTVRRIENEVAVHGTVQVIRKSGRNTKWDAAAIEYLKSFYLQAMSEIGTCSKSAAWKACQKEAEKKGWSIGSRSSAYTILDDIHHLLVEKAMGGRRALDNYFYIARDLSLLAPFQVVVGDQHIFDYWVADYNTGRIWRPECYLWLDMKTRLIYGIAFAENHYNATTVRDALRFGLYRFGRPDCTYNDNGSSECSKAITSMVDDLLRDGINTKDVTDLYRAPDGTYVIADEDENKVIDLASSAEEWKAKHRRIYANVKNAKTKPIERFFRTLESMLDDKMLPGRCATPGAAAAVDEVERARLEKQKEKCELLSFEQFMTVVVQVLAEYEETKHSTLKMSPRHRLEIDEAEGFKLKKYEPKELYRIELITADRKKAKIQRGRVLVNGIWYQGEELSASGSDLLDTGLWSHDGEYVEVRYSKYTGLCYAIVKGEARKLEPVKKIEMLDEVSMVEAMCDKNRQIRAVTEVFNAITKSIGSVKYTAPEDETSQDQAPISPEKESTEEKEFRKALPFLPLHHTSWERYQWCLDMIIAGCPLSEKDKNWARNYRESSEYEEYLDFWTNYELRIKEEIL
- a CDS encoding AAA family ATPase → MITLKRGIEKSGLSMNKVADSLGVSASQLSLVASHNYSGWQQREIELIESMVSHGLLRKEDADLEPSGNTSTGNFRVDPYRFITTQNVIAIDTLAKDLLDPTTTLNASIGVVMGHAGYGKTTAIQHFCSINERAIYVLYVEGYTLNMLMQQIVHEFNAVPNRTFAKNMETIKTATCVYRRLIVIDEADRLPIKYLESLRGLNEVCGVPIMLVGEHTLATKMTSLPRLESRVRSKPVIFSPLSPFDVGVFYKDAVGIDLGGDEKMKTLLLKRCRGDFRIMVNDAHRIVSAMNASGITELTKEVTLAVK
- a CDS encoding helix-turn-helix transcriptional regulator codes for the protein MMKGYIHTFIVLRLSKMKLSQSKLAEQCGVSVTMVNLILTGRKKSAPVQAKIAAILGFPDWKMLEASAKTITPLLDVIYNRPTYGEEAVG
- a CDS encoding Fic family protein, which translates into the protein MTITLSTETEYTHIPNHNQILLTCEKNILSRLSTQTSVDSPSICDTRNIHNEMFNQLIPTFAGKYRGESGVNYAVKFGGRYGCPYHLVLQTMTAIAPTIQALLEEFDRNVANYDEMTKFSNLSIIAYWIVNKFIKVHPYVNGNGHISRYLIAALFIPNNYCSKNWSIHHHPISDQEYLNSMIAVGNDDYSLLIKLLDHCFCISQ
- a CDS encoding phage protein Gp27 family protein, with product MGRRSKADQLGLIDEIVRLHDEEHMTNEQIADYLQKAGHDISREAVRRCYAGAERKAEKYKLAAESARSIVTAVKGTNVELAEAANSMVANMFYDRILSMQDLEFEDDSDFFKAMAPVMNNQVKLAQFRLSFERGVENTKAAVYDALAKELGQSNPDLLDGLKKAIAGLKVKDK
- a CDS encoding S24 family peptidase — encoded protein: MTEEIPDGGLSIPIITQKLSAGPGQPWTQDDIIDGERLPIISRFIKPWNKDRVFAAEVRGDSMSGIQMFDGDMVIFVRGEVEGDGIYVITVDDEVYVKRVAFNPFDRKVTIKSENDRYDPITVDADRITLVGKVIGWLHHHPY